A region from the Lemur catta isolate mLemCat1 chromosome 7, mLemCat1.pri, whole genome shotgun sequence genome encodes:
- the LOC123642014 gene encoding olfactory receptor 52M1, whose product MAILTFHNVCSVPSSFQLTGIPGLESLHIWLSIPFGSMYLVAVVGNMTILAVVRVERSLHQPMYFFLCMLAVIDLVLSTSTMPKLLGIFWFGAGDIGLDACLSQMFLIHCFATVESGIFLAMAFDRYIAICNPLHHTMVLSNAVVGRIGLAALLRGILYIGPLPLMIRLRLPLYKTHIISHSYCEHMAVVTLTCGDSRVNNVYGLSIGFLVLILDSLAIAASYVMIFRAVMGLATPEARLKTLGTCGSHICAILIFYVPIAVSSLIHRFGHHVPPPVHTLLANFYLLIPPILNPIVYAVRTKQIRERLLQILKIETKLR is encoded by the coding sequence ATGGCCATATTAACTTTTCATAATGTCTGCTCAGTACCCAGCTCCTTCCAGCTCACTGGCATCCCAGGATTAGAGTCCCTGCACATCTGGCTCTCCATCCCCTTTGGCTCCATGTACCTGGTGGCTGTGGTGGGGAACATGACCATCCTGGCAGTGGTAAGGGTAGAACGTAGCCTACACCAGCCCATGTACTTTTTCCTGTGCATGTTGGCTGTCATTGACCTAGTTCTGTCCACTTCCACTATGCCCAAACTTCTGGGAATCTTCTGGTTTGGTGCTGGTGACATTGGCCTGGATGCCTGCTTGAGCCAAATGTTCCTTATCCACTGCTTTGCCACTGTTGAGTCAGGCATCTTCCTCGCCATGGCTTTTGATCGTTATATAGCCATCTGCAACCCACTACATCATACCATGGTGCTCAGTAATGCGGTGGTGGGTCGTATAGGGCTGGCTGCCCTCCTCCGGGGCATTCTCTACATTGGACCTCTGCCCCTAATGATTCGCCTGCGGCTTCCGCTTTACAAAACCCATATCATCTCCCACTCCTATTGTGAGCACATGGCTGTAGTCACCTTGACATGTGGTGACAGCAGGGTCAACAATGTCTATGGGCTGAGCATCGGTTTCCTGGTATTAATCCTGGATTCATTGGCCATTGCTGCCTCCTATGTGATGATTTTCAGGGCTGTAATGGGGCTGGCCACCCCTGAGGCCAGGCTTAAAACCCTGGGGACATGTGGTTCTCATATCTGTGCCATCCTGATCTTTTATGTTCCCATTGCTGTTTCTTCCCTCATTCACCGGTTTGGTCACCATGTGCCTCCTCCAGTCCACACTCTGCTGGCCAACTTCTATCTCCTCATTCCTCCAATCCTCAATCCCATTGTCTATGCTGTCCGCACCAAGCAGATCCGAGAGAGGCTTCTCCAAATCCTGAAGATAGAAACTAAGCTTAGATGA